DNA sequence from the Pelagibaculum spongiae genome:
TTGATGCCACCACCAAAAAAAGCGTAATTAGTATTGGTAAGCCTTTTACAGAAAATGGCCAGTTCTCTGGTGTGGTATTGGCAGACATCAGCCTTGAAGCTGTCACGGAAAAAATTCAGAAAATTCAGTTTGATGGAGGTTATGCATTATTATTCGACCAAAATGGTCAAGCATTGGCTGATTTTGCCTCAGTAAAAAAACAAGGCACCCTTTCTGGTTTAAGCAACGAACTGGCAGATTTAGAGAGAGCAATGCTTTCCCAGAAATCTGGTAGCGTTGAATACACCATGAATGGCGATAATAAAATTGGCTTTTTCAGTGACATTCCCCTAGGCAATGGCCAGCACTGGGAACTGCTAGTAACTGTTAACAAAGCAGTGCTCTATCAGCAGTTAGACAAAGAAGCGACCCGCATGATATGGATGACATTATTGTTTACCGCAATGGGGGTGTTTTTTACCACCATGGTGCTCAATGTTTTATATCGTCCAATTATCAGTTTAAAAGCAGTCGTTCAAGATTTAGCGCGTGGTGAAGGTGATTTAACCCGTCGATTATCAGTTGATAGCCGCGATGACTTAGGGCAAATCGCACAGGGTATTAATACCTTCATTGAGAATCTGCAACAAATGTTGCTCGATGTAAAACAAGCCACCGGCCATATTGCATCTAATGTTGGTGAAATTGACGGTATTACTCAGGCTAACCAGAAAGTGTTAAATCGCCATAGCAGCGAAACCGAGCAGGTAGTTTCTGCCGTTACCGAGATGAGCGCAACAGCATCTAGTGTTGCCAATAGCACAGCCGATGCCGCAAGCAACACTCAGCAAGCAGCCAATGAGTCAGAAATTTCACAGCAAGTGGTTGGCCAGGCAGTCACTAATGTCGCAGCACTGGTAGATGAAGTCGATGCAATGGCACAAAAAATTCAGGATATGCATCAAGATACCCGCCAGATCAGCACGGTATTAGGGGTGATTGGTGGCATCGCTGAACAAACCAATTTATTAGCATTAAATGCAGCAATTGAAGCAGCACGTGCTG
Encoded proteins:
- a CDS encoding methyl-accepting chemotaxis protein translates to MNNLSFKARIYCCVGLAIMLSLCATNFMAYRGIEKSISKAANDYSIQVLDSQAQSIASWIDEKNRLVDAASNYLSQVKNPEAIIQNAHQIVESGHLEDAYIGWENGQAISSKNGRMNPDAYDPRTRPWYIQAKNARARIITDVYIDATTKKSVISIGKPFTENGQFSGVVLADISLEAVTEKIQKIQFDGGYALLFDQNGQALADFASVKKQGTLSGLSNELADLERAMLSQKSGSVEYTMNGDNKIGFFSDIPLGNGQHWELLVTVNKAVLYQQLDKEATRMIWMTLLFTAMGVFFTTMVLNVLYRPIISLKAVVQDLARGEGDLTRRLSVDSRDDLGQIAQGINTFIENLQQMLLDVKQATGHIASNVGEIDGITQANQKVLNRHSSETEQVVSAVTEMSATASSVANSTADAASNTQQAANESEISQQVVGQAVTNVAALVDEVDAMAQKIQDMHQDTRQISTVLGVIGGIAEQTNLLALNAAIEAARAGDQGRGFAVVADEVRALAARTQQSTSEISQMLDKLNSASSQVEHAMDNTRQSCQSTADSTSEVTTSLGAINSTIGNINSLNIQVATAAEEQSAVADEISRNLENIRNIVLELNQRGSETGNCVESLVTANTQLEGLVGKFRLQ